One window from the genome of Haladaptatus paucihalophilus DX253 encodes:
- a CDS encoding transcription factor S, whose translation MQFCDECGSMMRSMGSKMVCTNDDCQATVAKDEERAAEFVSTEAQDDSDVIETEEGANFEGKPTANDVTCEECGHGVAWYTIKQTGSADEPPTRFFKCKECGYRWREYN comes from the coding sequence ATGCAATTTTGCGACGAATGCGGTTCCATGATGCGGTCGATGGGGTCGAAGATGGTCTGTACGAACGACGACTGTCAGGCGACGGTGGCGAAGGACGAGGAGCGCGCCGCCGAGTTCGTCTCCACCGAAGCGCAGGACGATTCCGACGTCATCGAAACCGAGGAGGGCGCGAATTTCGAGGGGAAACCGACGGCGAACGACGTCACCTGTGAGGAGTGCGGCCACGGCGTCGCGTGGTACACCATCAAACAGACCGGCTCCGCAGACGAACCGCCGACGCGATTTTTCAAATGTAAGGAGTGCGGCTATCGCTGGCGCGAATACAATTAA
- a CDS encoding SHOCT domain-containing protein — translation MSELSEILPEHDFWRAVVLGGFAIFLTGIITVVATQAPYLLGIIAVLGFLVWYLRDGDETAVEDDEDEAELDAVEMLRARYANGDIDEAEFERRLDTLLEAEPSEPREKELSFE, via the coding sequence ATGAGCGAACTGAGTGAAATCCTCCCGGAGCACGATTTTTGGCGTGCGGTCGTATTGGGAGGGTTCGCCATCTTTCTGACGGGAATCATCACGGTTGTCGCTACGCAAGCACCCTACCTCCTCGGAATCATCGCCGTTCTCGGATTCCTCGTGTGGTACCTGCGCGACGGCGACGAAACGGCCGTCGAGGACGACGAGGACGAAGCGGAACTCGACGCCGTGGAGATGCTCAGGGCGCGGTACGCCAACGGCGACATCGACGAGGCGGAGTTCGAACGGCGACTCGACACGCTCCTCGAAGCGGAACCGAGCGAACCGCGGGAAAAAGAACTGTCGTTCGAGTAG
- the ppc gene encoding phosphoenolpyruvate carboxylase, giving the protein MRLHTRDVRQDVRELGGLLGDVLSRLASREAFESVETVRTGSIDYRRGDAESRAVLRDEVADLSPELAGHVARAFATYFELINLAEERQRVRAIREGTQEGTLEDSLRATAETLAEADADPETVERVLEDVNVVPTFTAHPTEARRKTVKAKLRSVETLLSELDERRLTDRERNQLERRLESEVTGLWETRQVRKRRPEVADEARNVLWYLENVLFDIVGDVYDELDHTVGEEFDVDVPKLFGFRSWAGSDRDGNPHVTPEVTAETLDRQRDVVLERYRDELKRLSGVLSQDGDRIETSALFDSSLDTDREQLPTIAERVTDRYPEEPYRQKLALMRERIDRVGDVRPGGYHDAEELLADVDAIADSLRKDGAESVVETEVEPLRRRVETFGFSLAALDLRDHQENHTTAIAEALAREGFDYDSMSEDERVELLTDAILQDEPIIDLDTEGLSETASRVLTLFSETADWQREYGAETIDTYCISMTEEASHVLEVLFLADQAGIVDLPGYSGLDVVPLLETEYALSGARRIVGTLFENEAYAAALEARGGTQEIMLGYSDSNKENGFLAANWSLYRNQKRLAEITEEYDVTLRLFHGRGGSISRGGGPMNEALLALPRETVSGQVKFTEQGEAIAEKYANPVIAERNVEQMLDAQIRARYAALEDDEETIPDEWVEAMDVAADAARDAYRDLLESDGFVSYFEETTPITVIEDLNLGSRPASRSGERTVEDLRAIPWVFSWTQSRCILPGWYSLAKGLDAYGDVETLREMYEEWPFFRTTIDNAAMALARTDLEITAEYADLASPKLREQFFPELEAEYERSAELVLDITGRDDLLSREWLRESLDRRNPYVDPLNLLQVRLLRQSHLTETERRTLRLTVTGVAAGMKNTG; this is encoded by the coding sequence ATGCGATTGCATACCCGGGACGTTCGACAGGACGTCCGCGAACTCGGCGGGTTGCTCGGCGACGTACTGTCGCGGCTGGCCTCTCGAGAGGCGTTCGAGTCCGTCGAGACGGTTCGAACCGGTTCCATCGACTACCGACGCGGGGACGCGGAGTCCCGCGCCGTCCTCCGCGACGAAGTGGCCGACTTATCGCCCGAACTGGCTGGTCACGTCGCACGAGCGTTCGCCACCTACTTCGAACTCATCAACCTCGCCGAGGAGCGACAGCGTGTGCGCGCCATCCGCGAGGGGACGCAGGAGGGAACGCTCGAAGACAGCCTCCGCGCGACCGCCGAAACCCTCGCCGAGGCCGACGCGGACCCCGAAACCGTCGAACGAGTGTTGGAGGACGTCAACGTCGTTCCGACCTTCACCGCACACCCGACCGAGGCGCGCAGGAAGACGGTCAAGGCGAAACTCCGCTCCGTCGAAACCCTGCTCTCGGAACTCGACGAACGAAGGCTCACCGACCGCGAGCGGAATCAACTCGAACGCCGATTGGAGAGCGAAGTGACCGGCCTCTGGGAGACGCGGCAGGTCAGAAAGCGCCGCCCGGAGGTGGCGGACGAGGCGCGAAACGTCCTCTGGTACCTCGAAAACGTTCTCTTCGACATCGTGGGCGACGTGTACGACGAACTCGACCACACCGTCGGCGAGGAGTTCGACGTGGACGTGCCGAAGCTGTTCGGCTTCCGGTCGTGGGCCGGGAGCGACCGCGACGGCAACCCCCACGTCACGCCGGAGGTGACCGCCGAAACCCTCGACCGCCAGCGCGACGTCGTGTTGGAGCGCTACCGCGACGAACTGAAGCGACTGTCCGGCGTCCTCAGTCAGGACGGCGACCGAATCGAGACGAGCGCTCTGTTCGATTCGAGCCTCGACACGGACCGCGAACAACTCCCCACCATCGCGGAGCGCGTGACGGACCGCTACCCGGAGGAACCGTACCGCCAGAAACTCGCGTTGATGCGCGAGCGGATCGACCGCGTTGGCGACGTTCGACCCGGCGGATACCACGACGCCGAGGAACTCCTCGCGGACGTGGACGCCATCGCGGACAGCCTTCGGAAGGACGGCGCGGAGAGCGTCGTCGAAACGGAAGTCGAACCCCTTCGCCGCCGCGTCGAAACCTTCGGATTTTCGCTCGCCGCGCTCGATTTGCGCGACCACCAGGAAAACCACACAACGGCAATCGCGGAGGCGCTGGCCCGCGAGGGCTTCGACTACGATTCGATGAGCGAGGACGAACGGGTCGAACTGTTGACCGACGCCATCCTGCAGGACGAACCCATCATCGACCTCGACACCGAAGGCCTCTCCGAGACCGCGAGTCGGGTTCTGACCCTCTTTTCGGAGACGGCCGACTGGCAACGCGAGTACGGCGCGGAGACCATCGACACGTACTGCATCAGCATGACCGAGGAGGCGAGCCACGTCCTCGAAGTGCTGTTCCTCGCGGATCAAGCCGGAATCGTTGACCTGCCGGGCTACTCCGGCCTCGACGTGGTTCCACTGCTCGAAACCGAGTACGCGCTCTCGGGCGCACGGCGCATCGTCGGCACCCTGTTCGAGAACGAGGCCTACGCCGCGGCGCTCGAAGCGCGCGGCGGGACGCAGGAAATCATGCTCGGGTACTCCGATTCGAACAAGGAGAACGGCTTTTTGGCCGCCAACTGGAGCCTCTATCGGAATCAGAAACGACTCGCCGAAATCACCGAGGAGTACGACGTCACCCTCCGCCTGTTCCACGGCCGCGGCGGGTCGATTTCCCGCGGCGGCGGCCCGATGAACGAGGCGCTGCTGGCGCTCCCCCGCGAAACCGTCTCGGGACAGGTCAAGTTCACCGAACAGGGCGAGGCCATCGCGGAGAAGTACGCCAACCCCGTCATCGCGGAGCGGAACGTCGAACAGATGCTGGACGCTCAGATTCGTGCCCGGTACGCCGCCTTGGAGGACGACGAGGAGACGATTCCCGACGAGTGGGTCGAGGCGATGGACGTCGCCGCCGACGCCGCCCGCGACGCCTACCGCGACCTGCTCGAATCGGACGGCTTCGTCTCGTACTTCGAGGAGACGACGCCGATAACCGTCATCGAGGACCTGAACCTCGGGTCTCGGCCCGCCTCCCGCTCCGGCGAGCGAACCGTGGAGGACCTCCGCGCGATTCCGTGGGTGTTCTCGTGGACCCAGAGCCGGTGTATCCTCCCCGGGTGGTACTCGCTCGCCAAGGGATTGGATGCCTACGGCGACGTCGAAACCCTCCGGGAGATGTACGAGGAGTGGCCGTTCTTCCGCACGACCATCGACAACGCCGCGATGGCGCTCGCCCGAACCGACCTCGAAATCACGGCTGAGTACGCCGACCTCGCGTCGCCCAAGTTGCGCGAGCAGTTCTTCCCCGAACTGGAAGCGGAGTACGAGCGTTCCGCCGAACTCGTCTTGGACATCACCGGACGCGACGACCTCCTCTCGCGCGAGTGGCTTCGAGAGAGCCTCGACCGACGGAACCCCTACGTGGACCCGCTCAACCTCCTCCAAGTGCGTCTGCTTCGCCAGTCACACCTCACCGAGACGGAGCGCCGGACCCTCCGGCTGACCGTCACGGGTGTCGCGGCCGGAATGAAAAACACAGGCTAG
- a CDS encoding 3-keto-5-aminohexanoate cleavage protein has protein sequence MSKKEPTGAAGRDGRRDALHRNLYDDLSFDELESSPTFTPEMAKEFFPVHREEPIDTMGGPVVIECAYPGWQAGGEHYPAVPDTLEEQSLGLIEGIEAGAAAVHVHPRNEERRPQWESPELLAEVLDPVFEACGEVITTSQTWMTGPHADYVTATEKLLRMGDGNKYCQGSVVLPMGLFGAGTYHSPSAITEGVRFFQENGVKPVFQLYDTHVLYDLKHRLFEKGEVEEDSHMLNLYLGAHHSQTTNNDPWSYLNVISSIYNARETIDDAIVGVNPGGRNWLPTLVLGLLAGANVVRVGIEDTYWRYPHRNEVIQDNTEIIELAVQFAELLGREVITDPDQARDFLGMEYTSPR, from the coding sequence ATGTCGAAAAAAGAACCAACCGGAGCGGCCGGTAGGGATGGCAGACGCGACGCCCTCCATCGAAATCTCTACGACGATTTGTCGTTCGACGAACTCGAATCGTCGCCGACGTTCACTCCCGAGATGGCGAAGGAGTTCTTCCCGGTCCACCGCGAGGAGCCGATCGACACGATGGGCGGGCCGGTCGTCATCGAATGCGCCTACCCCGGATGGCAGGCCGGTGGCGAGCACTACCCCGCCGTCCCGGACACGCTCGAAGAACAGAGTCTGGGACTCATCGAGGGTATCGAGGCGGGTGCCGCCGCGGTGCACGTCCACCCGCGAAACGAGGAGCGGCGGCCCCAGTGGGAGAGTCCGGAACTGCTCGCCGAGGTGCTGGACCCCGTGTTCGAGGCGTGCGGTGAGGTGATTACGACGAGTCAGACGTGGATGACCGGCCCGCACGCCGATTACGTGACGGCGACGGAGAAACTGCTCCGCATGGGCGACGGGAACAAGTACTGCCAGGGTTCGGTCGTCCTTCCGATGGGGTTGTTCGGCGCTGGTACCTATCACTCTCCGTCGGCCATCACGGAGGGCGTTCGGTTCTTCCAAGAAAACGGGGTCAAACCGGTGTTCCAGTTGTACGACACGCACGTCCTCTACGACTTGAAACATCGACTGTTCGAGAAGGGCGAGGTGGAGGAGGATTCGCACATGTTGAACCTCTATCTGGGCGCACACCACTCCCAGACGACGAACAACGACCCGTGGTCGTATCTCAACGTCATCTCCTCCATCTACAACGCCCGCGAGACCATCGACGACGCCATCGTCGGCGTCAACCCCGGCGGGCGAAACTGGCTTCCGACGCTCGTCCTCGGACTGCTCGCGGGTGCGAACGTTGTCCGCGTCGGTATCGAGGACACCTACTGGCGATACCCGCACCGGAACGAGGTGATTCAGGACAACACCGAAATCATCGAACTCGCCGTGCAGTTCGCCGAGTTGCTCGGCCGAGAGGTCATCACGGACCCCGACCAGGCCCGCGACTTTCTCGGCATGGAGTACACCTCGCCACGCTGA
- a CDS encoding RAD55 family ATPase: MDRIPFGVSQFDSLIGGGSPPGSVVLLAGDAGAGAREFAYTSATINALGHVDSDLFELHYGPIDSHSDLPDEVHYVSFTANEPEIFDELTHTIDETLVGPAADAISFEDLSAEYFQLSPIPNDWYVEKRRTITDLGSSHDRRGVLEALGEYLSENAPRNLVVVDSLTDLSSLPDEQVDWNQMVMLLKGMKKAAKAWGGLILVLVAQESLTERQMGALMSATDGTITFEWESGGNERARTMFVREYRGVLSRIEEESIIRFETEIQSDGLDISNVRKIR; this comes from the coding sequence ATGGACCGCATCCCGTTCGGCGTCTCGCAGTTCGACTCGCTCATCGGCGGGGGGTCCCCGCCGGGGAGCGTCGTCTTGTTGGCTGGCGACGCCGGGGCAGGCGCACGCGAGTTCGCGTACACGAGCGCGACCATCAACGCCCTCGGTCACGTCGATTCGGACCTGTTCGAACTTCACTACGGGCCGATAGACTCGCACTCGGACCTCCCCGACGAAGTTCACTACGTCTCGTTTACCGCCAACGAACCCGAAATATTCGACGAACTCACGCACACCATCGACGAGACGCTCGTCGGTCCGGCGGCGGACGCCATCTCGTTCGAGGATCTCTCGGCCGAGTACTTCCAACTGAGTCCGATTCCGAACGACTGGTACGTCGAGAAGCGTCGCACCATCACCGACCTCGGGAGCAGTCACGACCGCCGCGGCGTCCTCGAAGCGCTCGGCGAATACCTCTCCGAGAACGCGCCCCGAAACCTCGTCGTCGTCGATTCGCTGACCGACCTCTCGTCGCTTCCGGACGAGCAGGTGGATTGGAACCAGATGGTCATGCTCCTCAAGGGCATGAAGAAGGCGGCCAAGGCGTGGGGCGGCCTGATACTCGTCCTCGTCGCACAGGAGAGTCTGACGGAGCGCCAGATGGGTGCCCTGATGAGCGCGACAGACGGCACCATCACCTTCGAGTGGGAGAGCGGCGGCAACGAGCGCGCTCGGACCATGTTCGTCCGCGAGTACCGCGGCGTCCTCTCGCGCATCGAGGAAGAGAGCATCATTCGCTTCGAAACGGAGATACAGAGCGACGGGTTGGACATCAGCAACGTTCGTAAAATTCGATAG
- a CDS encoding RNA-guided pseudouridylation complex pseudouridine synthase subunit Cbf5: MTLRGPPSERSPAELLEFGVINLDKPPGPSAHQVAAWVRDLCEVEQAAHAGTLDPKVTGCLPTLTGSATRLSQVFLEGSKEYVSVLELHETAPADIEAIVSEFEAPLYQKPPRKSAVSRKLRVREIYELDVLEVQDRKALLGIRCESGTYIRKLCHDIGLALGTGAHMGHLRRTATDPFDDTDLVALHDLSDALARWREEDEDDWLRKIVRPAEDALTHLPSVTIAPSAAEQVAHGAQVYAPGVIEAEEAERDQLVACHTPNGAAVCLGRMVGDADADEGTVVELERVLV; this comes from the coding sequence ATGACGCTTCGCGGCCCACCATCCGAGCGTTCGCCCGCGGAACTCCTCGAATTCGGGGTCATCAACCTCGACAAACCGCCCGGCCCGTCAGCCCATCAGGTCGCGGCGTGGGTTCGGGACCTCTGCGAGGTCGAACAGGCGGCCCACGCGGGCACCCTCGACCCCAAGGTCACCGGGTGTCTGCCGACGCTGACCGGCTCGGCTACCCGCCTCTCGCAGGTCTTCCTCGAAGGTTCGAAGGAGTACGTGTCGGTCCTCGAACTGCACGAGACGGCCCCGGCCGACATCGAGGCCATCGTCTCCGAGTTCGAGGCACCGCTGTATCAGAAGCCGCCGCGGAAGAGCGCCGTCTCGCGGAAGCTTCGCGTGCGCGAGATTTACGAGTTGGACGTGCTGGAAGTACAGGACAGAAAGGCGCTCCTCGGGATTCGGTGCGAGAGCGGAACCTACATCCGAAAGCTCTGTCACGACATCGGCCTCGCGCTCGGAACCGGGGCGCACATGGGCCACCTCCGCCGGACGGCGACCGACCCGTTCGACGACACCGACCTCGTGGCCCTCCACGACCTCTCGGACGCGCTGGCGCGCTGGCGGGAGGAGGACGAGGACGATTGGCTTCGGAAAATCGTCCGCCCCGCGGAGGACGCCCTGACCCACCTCCCGAGCGTGACCATCGCCCCGAGCGCCGCCGAGCAGGTCGCACACGGCGCGCAGGTGTACGCGCCGGGCGTCATCGAGGCGGAGGAGGCCGAACGGGACCAACTCGTCGCCTGTCACACGCCGAACGGCGCGGCGGTCTGTCTCGGCCGAATGGTCGGCGACGCGGACGCCGACGAGGGAACCGTGGTCGAACTGGAACGCGTGTTGGTTTAG
- a CDS encoding succinylglutamate desuccinylase/aspartoacylase family protein, whose protein sequence is MQVGTAESAPGELVTGWLDVTDLPTGTPERLPVLIAEGEEDGPTLWITASIHGNEVTALATAQDVMHEELASKIRGTVVCLPNLNPAGLRRTTRTSYYHGDDPNRYFPDPDADGSRPPRVQELIDERVFDAFADSADALVDLHTAQVGSIPFVIRDRVLYGTQRDEDEARDLADELERLVDAYDFPVINEYVAEEYVEQNLQRSTAGAALNNAGIPAFTVELGGFEVVEEDTREKGVVGLLNVMRELDMLPGDAEPTGLAAPVDFPVKRAVHPHTETAGIVRHRVEAGDAFEEGDVIADIVTPHGEPKATVETDHDGYVVGRYHGVAAYENDPLTSLAVRDDGDVVVPRSQE, encoded by the coding sequence ATGCAAGTCGGCACCGCGGAATCTGCGCCCGGCGAACTCGTCACCGGATGGTTGGACGTCACCGACCTTCCGACAGGAACGCCCGAACGCCTCCCAGTCCTCATCGCGGAGGGGGAGGAGGACGGCCCGACGCTTTGGATTACGGCGTCGATTCACGGCAACGAGGTGACCGCCCTCGCCACCGCGCAGGACGTTATGCATGAGGAGTTGGCGTCGAAGATTCGCGGGACGGTCGTCTGTCTCCCAAATTTGAATCCCGCCGGACTCCGCCGGACGACCCGCACCTCCTACTACCACGGTGACGACCCGAACCGTTATTTCCCCGACCCGGACGCGGACGGGTCGCGTCCCCCGCGCGTGCAGGAACTCATCGACGAACGGGTGTTCGACGCTTTCGCCGACTCGGCGGATGCGCTCGTGGACCTCCACACCGCGCAGGTCGGGTCGATTCCGTTCGTGATTCGGGACAGGGTGCTTTACGGAACTCAGCGAGACGAGGACGAAGCCCGCGACCTCGCCGACGAACTCGAACGCCTCGTGGACGCCTACGACTTCCCGGTCATCAACGAGTACGTCGCGGAGGAGTACGTCGAGCAGAACCTCCAGCGCTCGACGGCGGGCGCGGCGCTGAACAACGCCGGAATTCCCGCGTTCACGGTCGAACTCGGCGGCTTCGAGGTCGTCGAGGAGGACACCCGCGAGAAGGGCGTCGTCGGCCTGTTGAACGTCATGCGCGAACTCGATATGCTACCCGGCGACGCGGAACCGACGGGACTCGCCGCGCCCGTCGACTTCCCGGTCAAGCGCGCGGTCCATCCGCACACCGAGACGGCCGGAATCGTTCGCCACCGCGTCGAGGCGGGGGACGCCTTCGAAGAGGGGGACGTCATCGCGGACATCGTGACGCCGCACGGCGAGCCGAAGGCGACGGTCGAAACGGACCACGACGGCTACGTCGTCGGGCGCTATCACGGCGTCGCAGCCTACGAGAACGACCCGCTCACGAGTCTGGCGGTGCGGGACGACGGCGACGTGGTAGTCCCACGCTCGCAGGAGTGA
- a CDS encoding DUF106 domain-containing protein, whose translation MARTAQKVESLIAEDPAMADALSVIYERTDEGSDEVQWQDVSDDLTSGQWGRLIEKGILVDGIHGFELADPDEVADALDDSGSATTSTTSSSSDVDDIETTTWSKWDKLAAVASIGLFLGYSQNGIRAAVGQVVDVVLGPIDAALPFYVVIMIVAMLTGLYTTLLQDNLMDMEKMSMYQERMKDIQKRQKEAKEKGDEQAMERIRQEQMEAMGDQTGMFKEQFRPMVWTMFITIPAFLWMYWRIGSNTPAVVPNKLVLPMVGATGWSEGVIGPMMAWIVWYFLCSMAFTQLIRKALNIQTTPT comes from the coding sequence ATGGCACGGACAGCGCAGAAGGTAGAATCGCTCATCGCCGAGGACCCGGCGATGGCCGACGCCCTCTCGGTCATCTACGAACGGACCGACGAAGGGTCGGATGAAGTCCAATGGCAGGACGTGAGCGACGACCTCACCAGCGGTCAGTGGGGTCGCCTGATAGAGAAGGGTATCCTCGTGGACGGTATCCACGGGTTCGAACTCGCGGACCCCGATGAAGTCGCGGACGCCCTCGACGACTCCGGGTCGGCGACGACCAGCACGACTTCCTCGTCCAGCGATGTGGACGACATCGAGACCACTACGTGGTCGAAGTGGGACAAACTCGCGGCGGTGGCGAGCATCGGTCTGTTCTTGGGCTACTCCCAGAACGGCATCCGCGCCGCCGTCGGGCAGGTCGTCGACGTGGTGCTCGGTCCCATCGACGCCGCGCTCCCGTTCTACGTCGTCATCATGATCGTCGCCATGCTGACTGGCCTGTACACCACGCTCCTGCAGGACAACCTGATGGACATGGAGAAGATGAGCATGTATCAGGAGCGCATGAAGGACATCCAGAAGCGCCAGAAGGAAGCGAAGGAGAAGGGCGACGAGCAGGCGATGGAGCGCATCCGACAGGAGCAGATGGAAGCCATGGGCGACCAGACGGGCATGTTCAAAGAGCAGTTCCGCCCGATGGTCTGGACGATGTTCATCACCATCCCTGCCTTCCTCTGGATGTACTGGCGCATCGGCAGCAATACGCCGGCGGTCGTTCCCAATAAATTGGTCCTTCCGATGGTCGGCGCGACAGGATGGTCCGAGGGCGTTATCGGGCCGATGATGGCGTGGATCGTCTGGTACTTCCTGTGCTCGATGGCGTTCACGCAACTCATCCGCAAGGCGTTGAACATCCAGACGACGCCGACGTAA
- a CDS encoding beta-ribofuranosylaminobenzene 5'-phosphate synthase family protein has translation MAQVTVGGRLHFGFQNLSLAHERLYGGLGVALSSPTVSVEATPADEVRCDDPCAREYASRATDLLSVPGADVRVHRTLPRHVGLGSGTQLALAVFATVAHAYGDDPAVREHAPALDRAGRSGIGVSTFERGGFVVDAGHPTERFTTARPARGDWSVPPVVARHDVPDDWRFVLVLPDAEPGRSGDDEDASMRSVVERADPTIAEDVSSILLRRLLPAIADGDPDRFGSAVAEIGRRNGAWYADEQGGVYRPPVGELVTAMESSPSVFGAGQSSWGPAVYGVTTRTLADGAVEAARNALDSAGVAGDVLLTSPRNAGASVNGKRQE, from the coding sequence ATGGCACAGGTGACGGTCGGGGGGCGACTCCATTTCGGCTTTCAGAACCTCTCACTCGCCCACGAGCGATTGTACGGCGGGTTGGGGGTCGCTCTCTCCTCGCCGACCGTCTCCGTCGAGGCGACACCGGCAGACGAGGTGCGCTGTGACGACCCGTGTGCACGCGAGTACGCGAGCAGGGCTACGGACTTGCTCTCCGTCCCCGGCGCGGACGTTCGAGTTCACCGGACGCTGCCGAGACACGTCGGACTCGGGAGCGGGACGCAACTCGCGCTGGCCGTCTTCGCCACCGTCGCCCACGCCTACGGCGACGACCCGGCGGTCCGCGAGCACGCGCCCGCCCTCGACAGGGCGGGGAGGAGCGGAATCGGCGTCTCGACGTTCGAGCGCGGTGGTTTCGTCGTTGACGCCGGACATCCCACGGAACGCTTTACCACGGCTCGTCCCGCACGCGGCGACTGGTCGGTCCCCCCCGTCGTCGCGCGACACGACGTTCCCGACGACTGGCGGTTCGTGCTCGTCCTCCCGGACGCCGAACCCGGTCGGAGCGGCGACGACGAGGACGCGAGCATGCGCTCGGTCGTCGAACGCGCGGACCCGACAATCGCCGAGGACGTCTCCTCGATACTCCTCCGTCGGTTGCTTCCGGCGATTGCGGACGGGGACCCGGACCGGTTCGGCAGTGCGGTCGCGGAGATCGGTCGCCGAAACGGCGCGTGGTACGCCGACGAACAGGGAGGCGTCTATCGGCCACCCGTCGGCGAACTCGTCACCGCCATGGAATCCTCCCCGTCGGTGTTCGGTGCCGGGCAGTCGTCGTGGGGACCCGCGGTGTACGGCGTGACCACGCGGACGTTGGCCGACGGAGCCGTCGAGGCGGCTCGAAACGCGCTCGATTCCGCGGGCGTCGCCGGAGACGTGTTGCTCACTTCGCCCCGAAACGCCGGAGCGAGCGTAAACGGTAAGCGTCAGGAATGA
- the cmk gene encoding (d)CMP kinase → MLLTVSGPPGSGKSTTAHGLADAFGLDHVSGGDIFRELAAELDLTPLEFNKLAEEDEEIDLDLDRRLREIATEEDDIVLESRLAGWLAGEHADFRIWLDAPLDVRAARIADREDKSEKQAATETRARAGSEAQRYEEYYGIDITDLTIYDLSINTARWNPDDVLAMLTTAVENYEPDSDEGKYPITGVTYDF, encoded by the coding sequence ATGTTATTGACCGTCTCAGGCCCACCGGGGAGTGGGAAGAGCACGACTGCGCACGGACTCGCGGACGCGTTCGGATTGGATCACGTGAGCGGCGGCGACATCTTCCGGGAACTCGCCGCCGAGCTCGACCTGACCCCGCTCGAATTCAACAAGCTGGCCGAAGAGGACGAGGAGATAGACCTTGATTTGGACCGACGCCTCCGGGAAATCGCCACCGAGGAGGACGACATCGTGCTCGAATCCCGACTCGCCGGGTGGCTCGCCGGTGAACACGCCGACTTTAGAATCTGGCTCGACGCGCCGCTCGACGTGCGCGCGGCCCGCATCGCGGACCGAGAGGACAAATCGGAAAAGCAGGCCGCGACCGAGACGCGCGCCCGCGCGGGCAGTGAGGCCCAACGCTACGAGGAGTACTACGGCATCGACATCACCGACCTCACCATCTACGACTTGAGCATCAACACCGCGCGTTGGAATCCCGACGACGTTCTCGCCATGCTGACGACGGCCGTCGAGAACTACGAACCGGACTCCGACGAGGGTAAGTATCCGATTACCGGCGTTACCTACGACTTCTGA
- a CDS encoding glycosyltransferase yields the protein MSRTVAVAHYPEGAGHATRMLAVAQALEGPETDVVLAGGGPGSQFIEHNGYEVYRPATVDYIGDYQGGSILDVVTRSVPNSGRRVFDFVRWLRREDPAALVTDDMFAAMAAHCTDTPLYVLTHNAASYYDAAIEEVFTWILNRYQISVSHAFFYPAVWPPDRGDPPGVVHIPPIALEPNGEEPPDDIDVLLVPSTYTTNFAELARALEDDGNDVTLVGHDGWESVPSLLPWIQAANVVVCSGYSTVMEAAVAGTPCIIYPFTDEQHGVSRVIERRGLRGFQIEHSIPHVTRAVRHPPESPEYENGADRAAEYVLDHME from the coding sequence ATGAGCCGGACCGTTGCTGTCGCACATTATCCGGAAGGCGCGGGGCACGCGACCCGGATGCTTGCGGTGGCACAAGCATTGGAAGGGCCGGAGACGGATGTCGTCCTCGCAGGCGGTGGTCCGGGGTCCCAGTTCATCGAGCACAACGGCTACGAGGTCTACCGTCCGGCGACGGTCGATTACATTGGTGACTATCAGGGCGGGTCGATTCTCGACGTGGTGACTCGAAGCGTTCCGAACAGCGGTCGGCGGGTGTTCGACTTCGTTCGATGGCTCCGCCGCGAAGACCCTGCCGCCCTCGTGACGGACGACATGTTCGCCGCGATGGCGGCCCACTGCACCGATACGCCGCTGTACGTTCTCACCCACAACGCCGCATCCTACTACGACGCCGCCATCGAAGAGGTGTTCACGTGGATTCTCAACCGCTACCAGATTTCGGTGTCGCACGCGTTCTTCTATCCCGCCGTGTGGCCGCCGGACCGCGGCGACCCGCCGGGCGTCGTCCACATCCCTCCCATCGCCCTCGAACCCAACGGCGAGGAGCCTCCCGACGACATCGACGTGCTCCTCGTTCCGAGCACCTACACGACCAACTTCGCGGAACTCGCCCGCGCCCTCGAAGACGACGGCAACGACGTGACCCTCGTCGGTCACGACGGCTGGGAGTCGGTGCCGTCGCTCCTTCCGTGGATTCAGGCCGCGAACGTCGTCGTCTGCTCGGGCTACTCCACCGTGATGGAGGCCGCCGTCGCCGGGACGCCCTGTATCATCTACCCGTTCACCGACGAGCAACACGGCGTCTCGCGGGTCATCGAACGCCGCGGCCTTCGCGGGTTCCAAATCGAACACTCGATTCCGCACGTCACCCGCGCGGTGCGCCATCCCCCCGAATCACCCGAGTACGAAAACGGCGCGGACCGCGCGGCGGAGTACGTTTTGGACCACATGGAGTAG